From the Fusobacterium ulcerans ATCC 49185 genome, the window AGAGAAAGTTTGATGAACTTTTTAATGAACCTCAGTTTGCTAAAGTATTTCAGGAAAAGATAATCACTGAAAGAGATGGAAGAAGTGTAGTTCCTGTAAAGGCAGATTTTAAAGGACAGCTAAAAGGTATTGAACATGACAGATCATCAAGTGGGCAGACAGTATTTATTGAGCCATTATCAATAGTTGCTCTAAATAATAAAAATAGAGAACTGGAAATAAAGGAAAGAGAAGAAATAAGAAAAATACTTCTTAGAATAACTGATTATATAAGAAACAGCAAAGATGATATAGATAGAGTTGGGGAAGCAGTTATCACACTGGATATACTTAATGCCAGAGCTATGTATGGGATAGAAAAAAAATGTGTAGTTCCTAATATCAATAATAGAGAGATATTGACACTGGTAGATGCAAGACATCCATTTATACCAGCTTCATCAGTTGTTCCTCTTACATTTGAAATAGGAAAAGATTATAATACTCTTCTTATAACAGGTCCAAATACAGGAGGAAAAACAGTTGCATTGAAAACAGCTGGTCTTCTAACACTAATGGCATTGAGTGGAATACCTATTCCAGCTCATGAGCATTCAAGCATTGGATTTTTCACAGGGGTTTATGCTGATATAGGGGATGAGCAAAGTATTGAACAATCACTATCTTCATTCTCAGCTCACTTAAAAAATGTTCAGGAGATACTTGAAAATGTAACAAGAGCTTCTCTTGTATTATTAGATGAATTAGGATCAGGAACAGACCCTGCTGAAGGGTCAGCTTTTGCTATGGCAGTTATAGATTATCTGAAAGATAAAAAATGCAAATCAATAATAACTACTCACTACAGTGAAGTAAAAGCTCATGGTTATAATGAAGAAGGAATAGAAACAGCATCAATGGAATTTAATGTAGAAACTCTTTCACCTACTTATAGACTATTAATAGGAATACCTGGGGAAAGTAATGCTCTTACTATTGCCAGAAGACTTGGAGTATCTGAAGAGGTAATCAACAAAGCTAAGAGTTACATAAGCGATGATAATAAAAAAATAGAAAAAATGATAAGCAATATTAAGGATAAAGCAGATGAACTTGATATAATGAAAAGACAGGTAGAGTTTTTGAAAGAAGCTGCTCAAAGAGATAAAGAAGCTTTTGAAGAAAAACTTAGAGTTTTGGAAAAAGAAAAGAATGATATATTGAAAGAAGCTTATGAAAAAGCAGATAGAATGATGAAAGAAATGCAGTCTAAAGCAGCAGCTCTGGTTGAGAAGATACAAAAAGAAGATAATAAGAAAGAAGATATTAAGAATGTTCAGAAAAGTTTGAATATGCTTAGATCGGCTCTGCAGGATGATAAGACTAAAACTGTTGCAGAGAAACCAAAAGTTGCAAGAAAAGTTGATTTCAAAGTGGGAGAAAGAGTGTTTGTCAATAGTCTTAACCAATTCGCAAATGTATTAAAGATAAATCTTTCTAAAGAAACAGTACAGGTACAAGCAGGAATATTAAAACTGGAAGTATCTTTAGATGATGTAAAAGTAGTAGAAGAGAAAAAACAGAAAGTATATAATTCATTCTCTCATAAGAAAACCGCTGTAAGAAGCGAAATAGATCTAAGAGGAAAAATGGTAGATGAAGCAGTGTATGAACTGGAAACTTATCTGGACAGAGCTGTTATGAATTCATATAATGAAGTTTATGTGATACATGGAAAAGGTACTGGAGCGCTGAGAGAAGGAATACTTAATTACCTAAAAAAATGTCCTTATGTAAAAGAATACAGAATAGGAGGACATGGAGAGGGAGGATTAGGATGTACAGTAGTGACTCTGAAATAAAAAAGAAGAAAATAACATTGATATTGGCAGCAGCTGGAATAGGAAAAAGGATGGGACTGGATTATCCAAAACAATTCTTTGAACATAATGGAAAACCTTTATTTATATTCCCATTGGAAACAGCAGAAAAATCTTCTTTGATAGATGAAATAATTATTGTAACTAATGAAAATAATATTGACTTAGTGGAAAAACAATGTAATAAATATAATATAAAAAAAGTTAAAAAAGTTCTTGCAGGTGGAAGAGAGAGGCAAGACTCTATTTATAATGCCTTGAAAGAAGATGAAGGAAGCACTTACATACTGGTACAAGATGGAGTGAGACCTTTTATGAAAGAAAAATATATAAAAATGACCTGCGAAGCACTGGATAATGATAAAACTCTTGCTGGAGCAGTGATAGGAGTACCTGTAAAGGACACTATAAAAGTAGTGGGAATAGATGGCGAAATACTTACTACGCCAAGCAGAGCAGGACTTATAGCTGTTCATACTCCTCAAACATTCAGAGGAGATATACTAAAAGAAGCATATAAAAAAGCAGAAATTGAAAAAATTCTTGGGACAGACGATTCTTTCCTTGTAGAGAGAGTAGGAGAAAAAGTAAAAGTAATCACAGGAGATTATGATAATATAAAGATAACTACATTAGAAGATTTGTTATCTCTTAAATAGGGGGAACTATGAATATTCGTATTGAGCAGATGAAACCTGTATTGGGAAATACAGAGCAAAACTTATTGAAAATGGTAGAGTTAATTGAAAAGGGAATAGAAGCTGGAGATGATATCATAGTGTTTCCTGAATTGGCATTAAATGGATATATGTTGGAGGATATAGTTTTTGAAACAGCTATGAAAAATGTTCCAGAAATACTATTGGAGAAAAGTAAAGAGATAAGTATAATATTTGGTATGGCAGAGCTGGGAGAAGAGGAATATCCATATAATACAGCTTACTATCTGGAAGATGGGAGGATCATATATAAGCATAGAAAAGTTTACCTTCCTGATTATGGAATGTTTTCTGAAGGAAGATACTTTGCAGAGGGAGAAAAAATAAGAGCATTTAATACAAAGTTTGGAAGAATGGGAATGCTTATATGTGAAGATGCTTGGCACCAGTCAGCTCACTACATTCTTGCACAAGATGGAGCTAAGTATATATTCTCTATAGCTAATGCTCCTGCCAGACTTGGAATGAATAAAACTTCTGTATCAGCTACATGGAAAGCTTTATTAAAGAGCAGTTCTATATCTAATGGAATATTTAATATAATGACAAATAGAGTAGGAGTTGAAGATGGAGTGACATTCTTTGGAAACTCTGCTGTAATAGATCCAGCTGGAGAAATTATAAAAGAAGCAGAATATTTTAAAGAGGAAACTTTATGTTGTTGTATTAATCCATGTTGTATAAGAAGAGTAAGAACAAGTGCTCCAGTATTCAAGGCTGAAAAGCTTGATTTAACTATCAGAGAGTTAAAAAGAATACAGGAAAATAGATTTGAATAAGGAGAAGAGCTTATGAAAAAAAGATATATACTGCTTTTGGTTGTAGTTATTTTTATTGGTTTTCTAGTGGGATATAGATTTGGATATAAAGTATCTCCAAGAGATTTTATAGCAGAAGATACAAAAATAATATATGCAAATGAAGGTATATCAGATAAAAATTTTAAAGGGATAACACCTCTGATAAATGCAGTTGAAAAAGAAGTAGATTATAAGAAATTTGAGGAAATAAAAAAATATATTTCAAAAATATATGCTTTTTCTGATTCGGATTTTTATAATAAAGATATAAAAAGTGCAGTAGTTGTAGATACAGGATACTGGTATTTCTTTATATTGAAAGATAGTGTAAAATACTTTGATAAAGATGGAGAATTTTATAGACTGAAAAGCAAATATATGGAAAAATATGGTTTAAAAAAAGATGTATATATGTCTTTCTATAGAGGTCTGATAATTTTTTCTGAAAATAAATCGGTTTTGAAAAAAATAATTAACAAAAAAGGAATTTATAATGCTAAAATAGAAAATATAATAGATGAAACTAGAGATAATCTTCTTGGAACTCTTATATATAATAATACAAAAACTAAAGATCTTGGTATAGAAGTAATATCTCTTACAGGAACTATAGATAAAAATACAGTAAAGTTACAAGGTAAGATTACTGGAGATAAAGATATATTTTCTACATTTAATGAGCAGCCAGAAGAGAGAAAATTATTGAAATATACTGGAAAAAATATTTTGTATCTTTCAATGAAAGATTTTTCGAAACTTGAAAAACTCATCTTTAATTCATATACACTTGGAAATAACAAAGATTTGATACTTGCTATGTGGCAGGGATTTATTGGAGCAAAACCATCAGAACTTCTTAGAGAAATAGATGGAGAGATAATAGCTGACAGTAATAATGCAACAGTAATGATACCTTTAAAAGATGCTGAAAAAGTGAGAAAAGCTTTAAGTATATTCAGAACAGAAGATGGATATCGTATTTCAAACAGAGCAAGATTATTCTTTAAAGATGAAAATACACTTATTTATGGAAAAGATAGTTTTGTAGAAAATGTTCAGCCAGCAGCATTAGTAAGGGGACAATTCCTATATGGTTCTTTAGATATTTACAGTAATTTTGGTATAGAGGAATTGAAAGGAACAGATTTGAACATAACAGGAATCGGAAGTGAAATAATTTTTGAAGCAGAAACTGATTCTAAAAATATAGAAAAACTATTAAGGAGGATAAAATGATAAAGATATATAACACACTCAGTGGAAAAGTTGACGAATTTAAACCTGTAAAAGAAGGGGAAGTGTCAATGTATGTCTGCGGGCCTACAGTATATAACTATATTCATATTGGAAATGCAAGACCAGCTATTTTCTTTGATACAGTAAGAAGATATTTTGAATATAGAGGTTATAAAGTGAAGTATGTACAGAACTTTACTGATGTAGATGATAAAATGATAAGAAAAGCTAATGAAGAGGGAGTTTCTCTTAAGGATATAGCTGAAAAATATATAAAAGCATATTTTGAAGATACTTCAAAAGTAAACTTAAAAGAATCTGGAATGATAAGACCTAAAGCTACTGAACATATTGGAGATATGATAGAAATAATTCAAAATCTTATAGAAAAAGGATATGCTTATGAAGCTGAAGGAGATGTATACTTCAATGTAGAAAAATACAAAGATGGATATGGAGCTCTTTCTAAACAAAATGTAGATGATCTTAAAAGTGGAGCAAGAATTGAAGTGGCAGATATAAAAAAATCTCCTGTGGACTTTGCTCTTTGGAAAGCTGCAAAAGAAGGAGAGCCAAGCTGGGAATCTCCTTGGGGAAAAGGCAGACCAGGATGGCATATAGAATGTTCAGCAATGTCTCATAAATATCTAGGAGATACTTTTGATATACATGGTGGAGGACAGGATTTAATATTCCCACACCATGAGAATGAAATAGCACAATCTAAATGTTCTTGTGGAGGAGAGTTCGCAAGATACTGGATGCATAATGGATACATCAATATCAATGGAGAAAAAATGTCTAAGTCAGGAACATTTATGCTTCTTAGACAAGTGCTGGATCAATTTGAAGGAAGAGTAATAAGATTATTCATACTTGGAGCTCATTATAGAAAACCTATGGATTTCTCTAACTATGAATTAAATCAAGCTAAATCATCATTAGAAAGAATAGAAAATGCTCTATTAAGGGCTAAAGATGCATTGGCAGTAGTTACAAAAGAGGGTGGAGCAGACTGTGCTGAACTGGCAGAAGTGCTTAAATCTTCAAGTGAAAAATTTGTAACTGCTATGGATGATGACTTTAATACTGCACAAGGACTTGGAGCTATATTTGAACTTATTAAAGAATTGAACAAAGCTCTTGAAGGAGATAAGCTAAGTGCAAAAGGAAAAGAAACTGTAAAAGAAACTGTGGACTATGTAGTTAATATAATGCAGGAAGTTTTAGGTGTTATACTTAAACTTGATAATGAAGTTGGAAATCTGACTTCTGAGCTTGTTGAATTTATTCTTGAATTAAGAAGAGAAGCAAGAGCTGACAAAAATTGGGCTATGTCTGATAAAATTAGAGATAGACTAGCAGAGATAGGTATAAAAATCAAAGATGGAAAGGATACAACTACATGGAGCATGTAGATTTAAAGGAAACAAGTGGAGTAGTGCTGGCATACCTTGGAGATGCTGTCTGGGAACTCTGTATAAGGAAATATTGGATAAGTAAAGGATTGAATCTCCAAAATCTCAATAAAAGAGTTAAGGAGTGTGTCAATGCCAAAAGACAGAGTGTATTGTACAAGGAGATAGTTCCCCTAGTAGAGGAGAAATATCAGATGCTGGGGAACAGAGCAAAAAATGGGAATATAAAGACATTTCCTAAATCATGCTCAGTTTTGGAGTATAAGGAAGCAACAGCTTTTGAAGCACTTATAGCTGGATTTTATGTTGATGGAAGAGAAGACTTGATTGAATTAGCAATAAAAAAATGTATAGAGGGTGAAAAGTGATGAAATTATTCCCAAGTTTTAGATTGAATAGAAGTATAGGAATCGATTTAGGAACAGCAAATACGCTGGTTTATAGTAAAAAGCATAAAAAAATAGTTTTAAATGAACCATCAGTAGTAGCAGTGGAAAGAGAAAGCAGAAAAGTATTAGCAGTAGGAAATGAAGCTAAAGAAATGCTTGGAAAAACTCCAGATACTATTGTAGCTGTAAAACCTCTTAGTGAAGGAGTTATAGCTGACTATGACATCACTGAAGCTATGATAAAATATTTTATTAAAAAGGTTTTTGGATCATATAATTTTATTATGCCTGAAATAATGATATGTGTCCCTATAGATGTAACAGGAGTAGAAAAAAGAGCTGTATTGGAAGCTGCTATATCTGCTGGAGCAAAGAGAGCATATCTTATAGAAGAAGCAAGGGCAGCAGCTCTTGGTTCAGGACTTGATATATCTGTACCTGAAGGAAATATGATAATAGATATTGGAGGGGGTTCTACTGATGTAGCTGTTATCTCTCTAGGAGGAACAGTAGTAAGTAAGACTATAAGAACAGCTGGAAATAACTTCGATAATGATATAATAAAATATGTAAAGAAAACTCATAATCTTCTTATAGGGGATAAGACAGCTGAGGAAATAAAAATAAGAATAGGAACAGCTTTACCTTTAGATGAAGATGAAAAAATGACTATTAAAGGTAGAGATCTTATAATAGGACTTCCTAAAACAGTGGAAATAACTTCAGAAGAAGTAAGAGAAGCTATAAATGATTCTCTTATGGAAGTTGTAGATTGTGTAAAGTATGTCCTTGAAAGAACCCCTCCTGAACTTGCAGCAGATATAGTTGATAAAGGGATAGTTATGGCTGGAGGAGGTTCTCTTATTAGAAACTTCCCAGAGATGATAGCTAAATATACTAACCTTAATGTAAGACTGGCTGAAAATCCTCTTGAAAGTGTAGTAAAAGGTGCTGGATTGGCTCTTGATCAGTTAAATATTCTTAGAAAGATAGAAAAGGCTGAAAGATAATGATAAAAGATATTGTTTCTAATGAAGAGGTTAAAACTTTTTTTAGAAATGAACTTAAAGCAGGAAAAAAATCAGGAACATATCTTTTTTATGGAAGTGACACTGATCAATTAATGGAGTTTGCTCTTTATTTTACTAAGGGGTTATGCTGTGAAACTCTGGAAGGGGACTTTTGCAATACATGCAGTACATGTAGAAAAATAGATAAACTTATTTATAGTGATTTGGAAGTGCTGAACGATCCAAGCGGAATAAAAGTAGATGCTGTAAGAGAACTTGCATATAAGTCTTCATCAAGTTCTTATGAAGGTGGAAGAAAGATATTTATACTGAAAGATATACAAAAAATGAAAAAAGAGGCAGGGAACTCTCTTTTAAAACTTATAGAGGAACCTAATGAAGGAAGTTTTTTTCTTCTTCTCAGCAGCAGTCTGAATATACTTCCTACGATAAAATCAAGAAGTATATTGGTAAAGATAAAGAAGAGAAATGCAGAAGAATTAGATGTAGACGATTTTACATATTCATTCTATATGGGAAATAGTGAAGATATAAAAGGTTTTAAAGAATCAGAACTGGATTTAAATAAATCTGAGTTTTATGGAAACATAGGGAATTTTTTAAAGAAATATACTGAAACTAAGGAACTTGAATATAAGACAGGAATATATAAATGCATAAGGGACTTTATTAAAGGAAAATACTATATATCACCTCAGGAAAAAATATTCTTTGTAGAGGAGATAATGAGAGGAACCTCAGATAAAGAGATATATCGAAAAATCATAGAATACACTATCTATGTATTAGGAGATATAAAAGGTTTGGAGGAAAGGCTTACTCTGAAGGGAATGTTGAGGTATCCCATCAATATGAAACTTGTGCTTCTTGAACTGTTTTTATAGTTGAGGAAAGTATAAAAAAATGAAGTGAAAATTAAGATAAGTATTATGAAAGAAAAGAAAAATCTGATATATTAAAGGTAGAGATAAAAGATTTCAAAAAATGTCAAAAAACTATACGGGTGAGATATGGTTTGAGAAAATATGAAGTCTTTAATTCATGGAGATGAACTTTTAGGAAAGATAATGCCATAGGTGCAATGAAAAATTTCAATGAGGTTAAAAGTTGAATTACGCTTATTGCATA encodes:
- a CDS encoding endonuclease MutS2, coding for MNRHSYTVLEFDKLREEISNYSAIEENHYKILGLEPFKDFSSLNRELDVLRDFTDFLKFDGGLETAGMKDICKMTKKSQLIGTYLDVEDLWDINHNLRLFRVFKNRLDDLNKYKDLRDKFNDVPILRGIEDTINKAIDNNKEIKDDASLDLRDIRIHKKTLAMNIKRKFDELFNEPQFAKVFQEKIITERDGRSVVPVKADFKGQLKGIEHDRSSSGQTVFIEPLSIVALNNKNRELEIKEREEIRKILLRITDYIRNSKDDIDRVGEAVITLDILNARAMYGIEKKCVVPNINNREILTLVDARHPFIPASSVVPLTFEIGKDYNTLLITGPNTGGKTVALKTAGLLTLMALSGIPIPAHEHSSIGFFTGVYADIGDEQSIEQSLSSFSAHLKNVQEILENVTRASLVLLDELGSGTDPAEGSAFAMAVIDYLKDKKCKSIITTHYSEVKAHGYNEEGIETASMEFNVETLSPTYRLLIGIPGESNALTIARRLGVSEEVINKAKSYISDDNKKIEKMISNIKDKADELDIMKRQVEFLKEAAQRDKEAFEEKLRVLEKEKNDILKEAYEKADRMMKEMQSKAAALVEKIQKEDNKKEDIKNVQKSLNMLRSALQDDKTKTVAEKPKVARKVDFKVGERVFVNSLNQFANVLKINLSKETVQVQAGILKLEVSLDDVKVVEEKKQKVYNSFSHKKTAVRSEIDLRGKMVDEAVYELETYLDRAVMNSYNEVYVIHGKGTGALREGILNYLKKCPYVKEYRIGGHGEGGLGCTVVTLK
- the ispD gene encoding 2-C-methyl-D-erythritol 4-phosphate cytidylyltransferase, which gives rise to MYSSDSEIKKKKITLILAAAGIGKRMGLDYPKQFFEHNGKPLFIFPLETAEKSSLIDEIIIVTNENNIDLVEKQCNKYNIKKVKKVLAGGRERQDSIYNALKEDEGSTYILVQDGVRPFMKEKYIKMTCEALDNDKTLAGAVIGVPVKDTIKVVGIDGEILTTPSRAGLIAVHTPQTFRGDILKEAYKKAEIEKILGTDDSFLVERVGEKVKVITGDYDNIKITTLEDLLSLK
- a CDS encoding nitrilase-related carbon-nitrogen hydrolase; this encodes MNIRIEQMKPVLGNTEQNLLKMVELIEKGIEAGDDIIVFPELALNGYMLEDIVFETAMKNVPEILLEKSKEISIIFGMAELGEEEYPYNTAYYLEDGRIIYKHRKVYLPDYGMFSEGRYFAEGEKIRAFNTKFGRMGMLICEDAWHQSAHYILAQDGAKYIFSIANAPARLGMNKTSVSATWKALLKSSSISNGIFNIMTNRVGVEDGVTFFGNSAVIDPAGEIIKEAEYFKEETLCCCINPCCIRRVRTSAPVFKAEKLDLTIRELKRIQENRFE
- the cysS gene encoding cysteine--tRNA ligase, with the protein product MIKIYNTLSGKVDEFKPVKEGEVSMYVCGPTVYNYIHIGNARPAIFFDTVRRYFEYRGYKVKYVQNFTDVDDKMIRKANEEGVSLKDIAEKYIKAYFEDTSKVNLKESGMIRPKATEHIGDMIEIIQNLIEKGYAYEAEGDVYFNVEKYKDGYGALSKQNVDDLKSGARIEVADIKKSPVDFALWKAAKEGEPSWESPWGKGRPGWHIECSAMSHKYLGDTFDIHGGGQDLIFPHHENEIAQSKCSCGGEFARYWMHNGYININGEKMSKSGTFMLLRQVLDQFEGRVIRLFILGAHYRKPMDFSNYELNQAKSSLERIENALLRAKDALAVVTKEGGADCAELAEVLKSSSEKFVTAMDDDFNTAQGLGAIFELIKELNKALEGDKLSAKGKETVKETVDYVVNIMQEVLGVILKLDNEVGNLTSELVEFILELRREARADKNWAMSDKIRDRLAEIGIKIKDGKDTTTWSM
- a CDS encoding ribonuclease III domain-containing protein encodes the protein MEHVDLKETSGVVLAYLGDAVWELCIRKYWISKGLNLQNLNKRVKECVNAKRQSVLYKEIVPLVEEKYQMLGNRAKNGNIKTFPKSCSVLEYKEATAFEALIAGFYVDGREDLIELAIKKCIEGEK
- a CDS encoding rod shape-determining protein, which translates into the protein MKLFPSFRLNRSIGIDLGTANTLVYSKKHKKIVLNEPSVVAVERESRKVLAVGNEAKEMLGKTPDTIVAVKPLSEGVIADYDITEAMIKYFIKKVFGSYNFIMPEIMICVPIDVTGVEKRAVLEAAISAGAKRAYLIEEARAAALGSGLDISVPEGNMIIDIGGGSTDVAVISLGGTVVSKTIRTAGNNFDNDIIKYVKKTHNLLIGDKTAEEIKIRIGTALPLDEDEKMTIKGRDLIIGLPKTVEITSEEVREAINDSLMEVVDCVKYVLERTPPELAADIVDKGIVMAGGGSLIRNFPEMIAKYTNLNVRLAENPLESVVKGAGLALDQLNILRKIEKAER
- a CDS encoding ATPase; the protein is MIKDIVSNEEVKTFFRNELKAGKKSGTYLFYGSDTDQLMEFALYFTKGLCCETLEGDFCNTCSTCRKIDKLIYSDLEVLNDPSGIKVDAVRELAYKSSSSSYEGGRKIFILKDIQKMKKEAGNSLLKLIEEPNEGSFFLLLSSSLNILPTIKSRSILVKIKKRNAEELDVDDFTYSFYMGNSEDIKGFKESELDLNKSEFYGNIGNFLKKYTETKELEYKTGIYKCIRDFIKGKYYISPQEKIFFVEEIMRGTSDKEIYRKIIEYTIYVLGDIKGLEERLTLKGMLRYPINMKLVLLELFL